The following proteins are co-located in the Sulfurovum sp. TSL6 genome:
- a CDS encoding ribonuclease Z has protein sequence MQLTFLGTSAGKPTRERNVSAIGLEFEQDNKWYLFDCGEGTQHQLIRCSLSIGKLDTIFISHMHGDHYYGLPGLLSSKKLDTAFRPLTIYGPKGIKKFLECVMDVSFENLNYELKIIEFIAEDSFLFDKFSLKVLALEHSIESFAFYIKENDTDDKINEEKLREIGLEPSPLYGELQRGKSVIFQGKELKPEEYTLAPIQGRSLIIAGDNRKPDVLGDYLEDLDLLVHECTYTQDDYDNLAVKVMHTTAKDLGTVVQENRVKNLIATHINPRYNMKSEKGVELIYNEIKQSYKNRLFIANDFDVYRLGRDGVIEVL, from the coding sequence GTGCAACTGACATTCTTAGGTACAAGTGCCGGAAAACCGACTAGAGAAAGAAATGTTTCTGCAATTGGATTAGAGTTTGAGCAAGACAACAAGTGGTACTTATTTGATTGCGGTGAAGGAACACAGCATCAGCTGATACGATGCAGTCTCTCCATCGGAAAACTCGACACTATTTTTATTTCGCATATGCATGGAGATCATTACTATGGTCTTCCAGGGCTGTTGAGCTCTAAAAAACTTGATACCGCATTCAGACCTCTAACCATATATGGACCAAAAGGCATCAAAAAATTTCTAGAGTGTGTCATGGATGTTTCATTTGAGAACTTGAATTATGAGCTGAAGATCATAGAATTTATAGCTGAAGATTCTTTTCTTTTTGACAAGTTTTCATTGAAGGTCTTAGCACTTGAGCATTCCATAGAAAGTTTTGCTTTTTATATAAAAGAGAACGATACAGATGACAAGATAAATGAAGAAAAATTAAGAGAAATAGGGCTGGAACCATCACCACTGTATGGTGAATTACAAAGAGGAAAAAGTGTCATTTTTCAAGGGAAAGAACTCAAACCTGAAGAGTATACGCTTGCCCCTATACAAGGAAGATCATTGATCATAGCAGGGGACAATAGAAAGCCTGATGTTTTAGGAGACTATCTGGAAGACCTTGATCTGTTGGTACATGAATGCACCTACACGCAAGATGATTACGATAACCTTGCAGTTAAAGTGATGCATACCACGGCTAAAGATCTTGGTACTGTTGTTCAGGAAAACCGTGTAAAAAATCTGATCGCCACACATATTAATCCAAGGTATAATATGAAGAGCGAAAAAGGAGTAGAGTTGATCTATAATGAGATAAAGCAATCGTACAAAAACAGACTTTTTATAGCCAATGACTTTGATGTCTATCGTCTAGGTAGAGATGGTGTCATTGAAGTATTGTAG
- a CDS encoding CDP-alcohol phosphatidyltransferase family protein, whose protein sequence is MLSHNIPNTLSLFRIIAAPFILLAGWFEMPILFFILFGMLLLSDVLDGIIARVLDQTSELGSRLDSYGDILTYLCTPIAVWWLWPDIVKEELYYIVAAIVIYILPAIFSLLKFGKLASYHTWITKISAVLMSAGVLVLLVFDDNLLFHSAIYFLVIAMIENIAITLIISKQKSNIHSIWHAWNERS, encoded by the coding sequence ATGTTGTCACACAATATCCCTAACACATTAAGTTTATTTCGTATTATTGCAGCACCATTTATACTGCTTGCTGGATGGTTTGAAATGCCCATACTCTTTTTTATACTTTTTGGAATGCTGCTGCTTTCAGATGTACTTGACGGGATTATAGCACGAGTGTTAGATCAAACCAGTGAACTAGGTTCTAGGCTCGATAGCTATGGAGATATATTGACCTACCTTTGTACACCTATCGCAGTCTGGTGGCTGTGGCCAGATATCGTGAAAGAAGAACTTTACTATATCGTTGCTGCAATTGTGATCTATATACTGCCTGCCATTTTTTCTCTTTTAAAATTTGGGAAGCTTGCCAGTTATCATACATGGATCACTAAAATCTCTGCGGTACTGATGAGTGCCGGTGTGCTGGTGCTTCTTGTCTTTGATGATAACCTTTTGTTCCATAGTGCGATCTATTTTTTAGTGATTGCAATGATTGAAAATATTGCTATCACCCTCATCATTTCAAAACAGAAAAGCAATATCCATTCTATCTGGCATGCCTGGAATGAGAGATCATAG
- a CDS encoding Hsp20/alpha crystallin family protein: MLLTKFDPMREFRDLEERMAGALKFPEIESEFSNVSGFTPSVNTREGDYAYHVEVDLPGVKKDDIHVDLKDNVLTISGERKTKKEIKEKDYYKKESSYGKFQRSFTLPDNTDAENIEANSQDGVLEVVIPKMKKSKKETKKIKIK; encoded by the coding sequence ATGTTATTAACGAAATTTGATCCAATGAGAGAGTTTAGAGATTTAGAAGAGAGAATGGCGGGGGCATTAAAATTTCCGGAAATTGAAAGTGAATTTTCAAATGTTTCGGGTTTTACGCCCTCTGTCAATACGAGAGAAGGAGATTATGCCTATCATGTAGAGGTAGATCTACCGGGCGTTAAAAAAGATGATATCCATGTGGATCTCAAAGACAATGTTTTAACTATTTCAGGTGAGAGAAAAACAAAGAAAGAGATCAAAGAGAAAGATTACTATAAGAAGGAAAGCTCTTATGGTAAGTTTCAAAGAAGTTTTACACTTCCTGATAATACAGATGCCGAAAATATCGAAGCAAATTCTCAAGATGGAGTACTGGAAGTAGTGATTCCGAAGATGAAGAAAAGTAAAAAAGAGACTAAGAAAATCAAAATTAAGTAG
- a CDS encoding type 1 glutamine amidotransferase domain-containing protein: MKALIISADLFEDCELKIPYQFLRELGIDVDITSMHKGAIKGKHGFNVYPTITLNEVDPEQYDILILPGGKGPSLIRKDIKALEIARYFFDHNKLVAAICHGPQILISAGLMKGRVATGYQSIADELKEAGAIYKDEEVVVDKNLITSRQPSDLHAFMKAIKEYLYYESKR, from the coding sequence ATGAAAGCTTTGATCATCAGTGCAGACCTTTTTGAAGACTGTGAGTTAAAAATACCCTATCAGTTCCTTCGAGAACTGGGCATAGATGTAGACATCACTTCTATGCATAAGGGTGCTATAAAAGGGAAACATGGGTTTAATGTATATCCCACAATCACACTGAATGAAGTGGATCCGGAACAGTATGATATACTGATCCTCCCTGGAGGCAAAGGCCCTTCTTTGATACGCAAAGATATAAAAGCGCTAGAGATCGCCCGATACTTCTTTGATCATAATAAATTGGTTGCAGCCATATGCCATGGTCCCCAGATACTCATTTCAGCAGGCTTAATGAAAGGTAGAGTTGCTACAGGGTATCAAAGTATTGCAGATGAGTTAAAAGAAGCCGGTGCCATATATAAAGATGAAGAAGTTGTCGTAGATAAAAATCTGATCACTTCCAGACAACCTTCAGATCTGCATGCTTTTATGAAAGCTATTAAAGAGTATTTATATTATGAGTCCAAAAGATAA
- a CDS encoding fused protease/ribonucleoside-triphosphate reductase: MSPKDKEILHSKNVVKERFTLEKDFCHALLVKKPKFGFGGFGEAVYYRTYSRIKSDGSQEHWADTVTRVINGVMSIRKNHYVLNSLVWDEAKWQSYAQKLAISMFDMKWLPPGRGLWIMGTEYIYERGGAALNNCGAVNTTDLSLAAEWTMDMLMCGVGVGFNTAWEGENVSIPNKKKITYYVIPDSREGWATSVRLLIESYTKRGIWFTFDYSKIRPKGSIIHGFGGTASGPAPLKALHERIEHYLESYCRGHIDQTRCTADVMNAIGVCVVAGNVRRSAEIALGSAADKTFLELKDYTKNPERADIGWISNNTVILEGTEDFKTLPQIAKHIRDNGEPGIMNLMNVQKYARYGDKSKDSASLANPCSEIPLESFELCNLSEVFPSRCVNEDEFYEALEYATFYASTVSLLPTHRPETNKIMLRNRRIGVSISGIADMLDIYGKTELTRRLRKGYTLVRAVNQKLASEADIPVSIRVTTVKPSGTISQLVGCSAGMHFPTFQYAIRRMRVGNTSLICKVLKTAGVPYENDRSTANTTVFEFPVDHGKTRNATLVSAWEQFSILAMLQSEWSDNMVSCTIYFDPNTEGPQIDDMLRQFVPLIKSVSMLPHSDTGAYNQMPYEGLTKEQYEARLAEMPSIDWNTFANNKTIS; the protein is encoded by the coding sequence ATGAGTCCAAAAGATAAAGAAATACTCCACTCAAAAAACGTTGTCAAAGAACGGTTCACTCTAGAAAAAGATTTTTGTCATGCACTCCTTGTCAAAAAGCCAAAGTTCGGTTTTGGTGGCTTTGGTGAGGCAGTCTATTACCGTACCTACAGTCGGATCAAATCTGACGGTTCCCAGGAGCATTGGGCCGATACGGTCACTCGTGTAATCAATGGCGTGATGTCAATACGTAAAAACCATTATGTTTTGAACTCTCTAGTCTGGGATGAAGCAAAATGGCAAAGCTATGCTCAAAAACTTGCTATCTCCATGTTCGATATGAAGTGGCTTCCACCAGGAAGAGGTTTATGGATCATGGGTACAGAGTACATTTATGAGCGTGGAGGTGCAGCGTTAAATAATTGTGGAGCCGTAAATACAACAGATCTTTCGCTGGCAGCAGAATGGACCATGGATATGCTGATGTGCGGTGTTGGAGTCGGTTTCAATACTGCATGGGAAGGTGAAAATGTTTCTATACCCAACAAAAAGAAAATCACTTACTATGTCATACCCGACAGTAGAGAAGGATGGGCAACCTCAGTACGGTTGCTGATTGAAAGCTATACAAAACGGGGTATCTGGTTTACATTTGACTATAGCAAGATCCGTCCTAAAGGTTCCATCATTCACGGGTTTGGCGGTACTGCATCGGGTCCTGCCCCATTAAAGGCACTGCATGAACGTATAGAGCACTATCTAGAGAGCTATTGCAGAGGTCACATTGATCAGACACGTTGTACTGCTGATGTCATGAATGCAATCGGTGTTTGTGTCGTTGCAGGTAATGTACGTAGAAGTGCGGAGATAGCCCTTGGATCGGCAGCTGATAAAACTTTTCTTGAACTGAAAGATTATACTAAAAATCCAGAGCGTGCCGATATCGGCTGGATATCAAACAATACGGTTATATTGGAAGGTACTGAAGATTTTAAAACACTTCCACAGATCGCAAAACATATTCGTGACAATGGAGAACCGGGCATCATGAACCTGATGAATGTTCAAAAATATGCACGTTACGGTGACAAATCCAAAGACAGTGCATCGCTAGCAAACCCCTGCTCTGAAATTCCTTTAGAGAGTTTTGAACTCTGTAATCTCTCTGAAGTCTTTCCGTCACGCTGTGTCAATGAGGATGAATTTTATGAAGCATTAGAGTATGCGACTTTCTATGCTTCAACAGTCTCTTTGCTACCAACACATCGTCCTGAGACAAACAAAATCATGTTACGAAATCGTAGAATAGGCGTCAGTATTTCCGGTATTGCAGATATGCTTGATATCTATGGCAAAACAGAGCTCACACGCAGACTGAGAAAAGGTTATACTCTTGTTCGTGCAGTGAATCAAAAATTAGCATCAGAAGCAGATATTCCTGTATCGATCAGGGTCACAACTGTTAAACCTTCAGGTACTATCAGCCAATTAGTAGGCTGTAGTGCAGGTATGCACTTTCCAACATTTCAATATGCAATACGCAGGATGCGGGTCGGTAACACATCTCTTATCTGTAAGGTACTAAAGACAGCAGGTGTACCCTATGAAAATGACCGTTCTACTGCCAATACAACTGTTTTTGAATTTCCTGTAGATCATGGCAAAACAAGAAATGCAACGCTTGTTTCTGCATGGGAGCAGTTTTCCATCTTAGCAATGTTACAGAGCGAATGGAGTGATAATATGGTAAGTTGTACTATATATTTTGATCCAAATACAGAAGGTCCCCAAATCGATGACATGCTGAGACAGTTTGTGCCACTCATCAAGTCGGTCTCA